A single genomic interval of Asterias amurensis chromosome 1, ASM3211899v1 harbors:
- the LOC139944413 gene encoding uncharacterized protein codes for MGLWSSKLTSALSELAYGPGSHILMLGLDDAGKTTILYKLKLNMSSIPTIGFNVETVSPMPGLTFTVWDVGGQQKVRQMWRDLSYQGTQGLIYVVDSSDKARLSESRDELFGILNNPELPSTVPVVVLANKQDLPSSLGPSDIAQALKLHHLSGHPWHIQGTCAPNGEGIYEAVSVLGKMVQEYMYANWRYNPNEKSLIQHLHEFERQVMECTDTEIKGWYK; via the exons ATGGGACTATGGTCTTCAAAGTTGACGAGTGCGCTTAGCGAGCTGGCTTACGGTCCTGGTAGCCATATACTTATGCTGGGACTCGATGATGCAG GAAAGACCACAATTTTGTACAAGCTGAAGCTGAATATGAGTAGCATCCCTACGATAGGTTTCAACGTAGAGACGGTTTCCCCAATGCCTGGACTTACCTTCACAGTGTGGGACGTAGGCGGTCAGCAGAAAGTACGGCAAATGTGGAGGGATTTATCCTATCAAGGCACCCAGG GTCTGATCTATGTAGTCGACAGCAGTGATAAGGCACGTTTATCCGAATCAAGAGACGAACTCTTCGGTATTCTCAATAACCCAGAGCTCCCCTCCACAGTACCCGTAGTCGTCCTCGCCAACAAGCAAGACTTACCCA GTTCCCTTGGACCGTCTGACATAGCACAAGCTTTAAAACTTCATCATCTATCTGGACATCCCTGGCACATCCAAGGAACGTGTGCTCCAAACGGAGAAGGCATCTACGAAGCAGTTAGCGTCTTAGGGAAGATGGTCCAAGAGTACATGTACGCAAATTGGCGTTACAATCCAAACGAAAAGAGTttaatccaacacttgcatgagttcg